The following coding sequences are from one Musa acuminata AAA Group cultivar baxijiao chromosome BXJ1-6, Cavendish_Baxijiao_AAA, whole genome shotgun sequence window:
- the LOC135676465 gene encoding NDR1/HIN1-like protein 1 gives MCSACEQMGTDCGIHGTSCSGASEQMGTDCGNHGTSISVTMKVTLAVTITFSITIGLPASGVVAYRLLRPTKPCFYIQNATIYQFNLSSTPDGLLSSVMHVSVSSLNPNGHVGLYYDRLGAHAAYMDQRITLPSAISPGFQGHKDVTVWSLYLYGATVPVSPQLVEALLQEQAAGYLKLHVQFQGKVRWKLAGWISGHYHLGVSCPVSFALQNMGEGEGAGTGVTDPAAFRFQSISQCGVHV, from the coding sequence ATGTGCAGCGCCTGTGAGCAGATGGGAACCGACTGCGGCATCCACGGAACGTCTTGCTCCGGCGCCAGTGAGCAGATGGGAACCGACTGCGGCAACCACGGAACGTCTATCTCCGTCACCATGAAGGTCACATTGGCCGTCACGATCACCTTCAGCATCACCATCGGCCTCCCCGCCAGTGGCGTCGTGGCCTATCGCCTCCTCCGCCCGACCAAACCCTGCTTCTACATCCAGAACGCCACCATCTACCAGTTCAACCTCTCCTCCACCCCAGACGGCCTCCTCTCCTCCGTCATGCATGTCTCCGTCTCCTCCCTCAACCCCAACGGCCACGTCGGCCTCTACTACGACAGGCTCGGCGCCCACGCCGCCTACATGGACCAGCGGATCACTCTCCCCTCCGCCATTTCCCCCGGTTTCCAGGGGCACAAGGACGTCACCGTCTGGTCGCTCTACCTCTACGGAGCCACCGTGCCGGTATCGCCGCAGCTTGTGGAGGCCTTGCTGCAGGAACAGGCGGCcgggtacctgaagcttcacgtgCAGTTCCAGGGCAAGGTGCGGTGGAAGTTGGCGGGGTGGATCTCCGGGCACTACCATCTGGGCGTCAGCTGCCCCGTCTCGTTTGCTCTCCAAAACATGGGAGAAGGTGAAGGTGCCGGCACCGGCGTCACCGATCCAGCGGCGTTCCGCTTCCAAAGCATCTCTCAATGCGGCGTTCACGTTTGA